One region of Permianibacter fluminis genomic DNA includes:
- a CDS encoding TolC family protein, protein MQFSVGAALPLLVFAFALNAPAVKAAEADDGHNIDTLLPSAHLPAGQLPEELRPALQQLWANNPAVRAARAKLAAAAARVDAAGQSLYNPELSLDSESGLEERREIGVAMAIDWSGKVAARERVAQAEYDSTLAEWQAALQQVAADWLREVVAYQAAQEQTSLGHERVELMTRFAELAGRRLRAGDINQIERDLAELALQDALAQLAELEAEQARAEQSLRALGSDTVALPTLMATLPSTATVQVDDGKLAQHVLLRQANQSAQAATARIRVAERERRPDPVLSLTSGTVEADGLRDNIVGVNVSIPLPIFNSYRAEVTAAQADAEQANALLDEMRRRLRAEAYQATVRYNALLTAWQRWQQSPASRVTARADLLQRMWEAGELSSADYLVQLNQTLDTSARGRQLNAQVWQAWLDWLQTAGEFLGWAGLPENDTPGTASADDRRPAR, encoded by the coding sequence ATGCAGTTTTCTGTTGGCGCGGCATTGCCGCTGCTCGTGTTCGCATTCGCTTTGAATGCGCCGGCCGTGAAGGCCGCCGAAGCCGATGACGGACACAATATCGACACCTTGCTGCCGAGCGCACATTTACCGGCGGGACAACTCCCAGAGGAACTGCGGCCGGCGTTACAGCAACTCTGGGCCAACAACCCGGCCGTGCGCGCCGCACGCGCCAAACTCGCTGCTGCGGCGGCCCGCGTCGATGCCGCGGGGCAATCGCTTTACAACCCGGAACTGAGCCTCGATAGCGAAAGCGGTTTGGAGGAGCGCCGCGAAATCGGCGTGGCGATGGCGATCGATTGGTCCGGCAAGGTGGCGGCGCGCGAGCGTGTCGCACAAGCCGAATATGATTCGACGTTGGCCGAGTGGCAGGCGGCTTTGCAGCAAGTGGCTGCCGACTGGTTGCGCGAGGTCGTGGCATACCAGGCCGCGCAGGAACAAACCAGCCTCGGTCATGAACGGGTCGAACTGATGACCCGCTTTGCCGAGCTGGCGGGTCGGCGTTTGCGGGCCGGCGACATCAATCAGATCGAACGCGATCTGGCTGAGCTCGCCTTGCAGGACGCACTCGCTCAGCTCGCCGAACTCGAAGCCGAGCAAGCGCGTGCCGAGCAATCGCTGCGCGCACTCGGCAGCGATACCGTGGCGTTGCCGACACTGATGGCAACGCTGCCGTCCACCGCAACCGTGCAAGTTGATGACGGCAAACTGGCCCAACACGTGTTGCTGCGCCAAGCCAATCAGAGTGCGCAGGCGGCGACTGCGCGCATTCGCGTGGCCGAGCGCGAACGACGTCCGGATCCGGTGCTGTCATTGACCTCCGGAACCGTCGAGGCCGATGGCCTGCGCGACAATATCGTTGGCGTCAACGTCAGCATTCCGCTGCCGATTTTCAACAGCTATCGGGCTGAGGTCACTGCCGCGCAGGCCGATGCCGAGCAAGCAAATGCACTGCTGGACGAAATGCGTCGCCGCCTGCGTGCCGAAGCGTATCAGGCCACCGTCCGCTACAACGCGCTGCTGACCGCCTGGCAACGCTGGCAACAAAGTCCCGCCAGCCGGGTCACGGCGCGCGCCGACTTGCTGCAGCGGATGTGGGAAGCCGGCGAGTTGTCCAGTGCCGACTACTTGGTGCAACTCAATCAAACGCTCGACACCAGCGCCCGAGGCCGCCAACTGAATGCGCAGGTGTGGCAAGCCTGGCTGGATTGGTTGCAAACCGCCGGTGAATTCCTCGGTTGGGCCGGTCTGCCCGAAAACGATACGCCCGGCACCGCATCGGCTGATGACCGTCGCCCCGCTCGCTGA
- a CDS encoding efflux RND transporter periplasmic adaptor subunit, producing the protein MNKAIRLNDICTYVRTHVRNPLRSEPSTLAALALFALMTLVAPTSFAAEHDDDHKEGQHEEAAHDEGKALTTAEIKQLGIVTETLRAERLSDEIRAPGEVKSNAYATTLISPRIPALVQKRHAKLGDAVKAGQPLVTLTSIELAEAQGALLVADREWQRVKALGSEAVSGRRYLEAQVARDQALAKGRAFGMHENAIDALLAGKSGHANGELTLLAPHAGRLTSDDFLIGERAEPGRTLFTLVNEAQVWIVAQLPPSSAERIAVGASVRVVAHDKIELLGKVIQLSHRAEEGTRTMPVRIEVRNDKDQLHPGEFAEVWIATQGSSEQLAVPKEALVQLGGQMVLFKANGPGDFDAVPVKTGAGRGDRVILENGVKAGDVVVVKGAYALKARQLKSQMGEGDAD; encoded by the coding sequence ATGAACAAAGCCATACGACTGAACGACATTTGCACTTACGTTCGCACCCATGTTCGCAACCCCCTGCGCAGCGAGCCATCCACGCTCGCCGCACTGGCCTTGTTCGCGTTGATGACCCTGGTGGCGCCGACAAGTTTTGCCGCCGAACACGATGACGACCACAAAGAAGGCCAGCACGAAGAAGCTGCGCATGACGAAGGAAAAGCGCTGACCACGGCTGAAATCAAGCAACTCGGCATCGTCACCGAAACGCTGCGTGCCGAACGCCTGAGTGACGAGATCCGCGCCCCGGGCGAAGTCAAATCCAATGCCTACGCCACCACTCTCATCAGCCCGCGCATACCGGCCCTGGTGCAGAAACGCCACGCCAAACTGGGCGACGCTGTCAAAGCCGGCCAACCGCTGGTGACGCTGACCAGCATTGAACTCGCAGAAGCACAAGGCGCGCTGCTGGTGGCCGATCGGGAATGGCAGCGGGTCAAAGCGCTCGGCAGCGAAGCGGTCTCCGGCCGCCGCTATCTCGAAGCGCAAGTGGCGCGCGATCAGGCACTGGCGAAAGGGCGCGCGTTTGGCATGCATGAAAACGCCATCGATGCCTTGCTGGCCGGCAAATCCGGCCATGCCAACGGCGAGCTGACCCTGCTGGCGCCACATGCTGGCCGGCTGACTTCCGACGATTTTCTGATCGGTGAGCGTGCCGAACCAGGACGCACGTTGTTCACCCTGGTCAACGAAGCGCAGGTCTGGATTGTCGCGCAGCTGCCGCCGTCCAGCGCCGAGCGGATCGCCGTGGGCGCCAGCGTCCGCGTGGTCGCGCACGACAAGATCGAGCTGCTCGGCAAAGTCATTCAGCTGTCGCATCGGGCCGAAGAAGGCACCCGCACGATGCCGGTGCGCATCGAAGTGCGTAACGACAAGGACCAGCTGCATCCGGGCGAGTTCGCCGAAGTCTGGATCGCCACGCAAGGCAGCAGTGAACAACTGGCCGTGCCGAAAGAGGCACTGGTGCAACTTGGCGGCCAGATGGTGCTGTTCAAGGCCAACGGCCCCGGTGATTTCGACGCCGTGCCGGTCAAAACCGGTGCCGGCCGCGGCGACCGCGTGATCCTTGAAAACGGTGTCAAAGCGGGCGATGTGGTCGTGGTCAAGGGTGCCTATGCGCTGAAAGCGCGGCAGCTGAAATCGCAGATGGGAGAAGGCGATGCAGACTAA